The Deinococcus arcticus genome has a segment encoding these proteins:
- the yedA gene encoding drug/metabolite exporter YedA, with amino-acid sequence MTPAARPAATVLTPAVLLCLGLVYVVWGSTYYGIKVAIETLPPLGMLAVRFVVAGALLLTFLRWRGAPWPTAREWGASALVGTLLLGGGTGLVTLAERDASSSVAAMIIAVSPLFAALFGRLWGERTGGREWLGIGVGLAGIALLNVGELRATPLAALLLVLAPICWTFGSQWSRRLPLPAGLMGSAAEMLTGGAVLLALSLLLGERWGTPSAASLWALGYLTVFGSLVAYSAYMYLVAHTRPALATSYAYVNPVVAVLLGVGLGGERLGTLGWAALGVILTGVLLVAWPRQDR; translated from the coding sequence ATGACCCCGGCCGCGCGCCCGGCCGCCACGGTCCTGACCCCGGCCGTGCTGCTGTGCCTGGGGCTGGTGTACGTGGTGTGGGGCAGCACGTATTACGGCATCAAGGTGGCCATTGAAACCCTGCCGCCGCTGGGCATGCTGGCCGTGCGGTTCGTGGTGGCCGGGGCGCTGCTGCTGACCTTCCTGCGCTGGCGCGGCGCGCCGTGGCCCACCGCGCGTGAGTGGGGCGCCAGCGCCCTGGTGGGCACCCTGCTGCTGGGCGGCGGCACCGGGCTGGTCACGCTGGCCGAACGGGACGCGAGCAGTTCGGTGGCGGCCATGATCATTGCGGTGTCTCCCCTGTTTGCCGCGCTGTTCGGGCGGCTGTGGGGCGAGCGCACCGGCGGGCGCGAGTGGCTGGGGATTGGGGTGGGGCTGGCCGGCATTGCCCTGCTGAACGTGGGCGAACTGCGGGCCACGCCGCTGGCCGCCCTGCTGCTGGTGCTGGCGCCCATCTGCTGGACCTTTGGCAGCCAGTGGTCCCGGCGCCTGCCGCTGCCCGCCGGGCTGATGGGCAGCGCCGCCGAGATGCTGACCGGGGGCGCGGTGCTGCTGGCGCTGAGCCTGCTGCTGGGCGAACGCTGGGGCACACCCAGTGCGGCCAGCCTGTGGGCCCTGGGGTACCTGACCGTGTTTGGCAGCCTGGTGGCCTATTCGGCCTACATGTATCTGGTGGCGCACACCCGCCCCGCGCTGGCCACCAGTTACGCCTATGTGAATCCGGTGGTGGCGGTGCTGCTGGGCGTGGGACTGGGGGGCGAGCGCCTGGGGACCCTGGGCTGGGCCGCGCTGGGCGTCATCCTGACTGGAGTGCTGCTGGTGGCGTGGCCGCGCCAGGACAGGTAG
- a CDS encoding ABC transporter substrate-binding protein, giving the protein MKKIAALTTLLALTTALAAAPKDTLVYQNASDIPTMDPGVTYDTASGEVVENMYETLLTYSAASLTKLEPLLATKWTISGGGKTYTFDLRKNVKFHSGNTFNCADAEYTFERNLVTNSAESGNWFIAESLLGTGANANDDKTITWARIDKAVECNSAGQLVFTLPSVDPAFLAKLAYTGQSIVDREHAIKIGEWKGTEADWKNWVGKDLTNSNLSKQPSGTGAYKFVRKDANAFLATAFDGYWGKKPAIKNVIIQKVPELAARQQAFLRGDADMIEGGGRSVDEVQIKGKDGVLWVDNLPNTVAQAIFMNQNIKGSGALGSGKLDGKGIPANFFKDANVRRGFSYAFDYAKYIADVQKGKGKQRTMLLPDSFPGYDAKIGTYKFDAKQAETYLKRAFGGQLWKNGFVLNANYRAGSVPAQTAMEILKRNIESLNPKFRVNITAKPWSEMLEDSKKGTEPMIIIGWAPDYADPDNFMYTFYSSNGYYFPRSNFKDAQVDKWLEQARNTVNTSERNRLYSLVGKKAYEQAPFILIPAGIGYTFVRDNLVGVSASNYNPMISFSSTGTFWKELSKK; this is encoded by the coding sequence ATGAAGAAGATCGCTGCACTGACCACCCTGCTCGCCCTGACCACCGCCCTGGCTGCTGCTCCCAAGGACACGCTGGTCTACCAGAACGCCTCGGATATCCCCACCATGGACCCCGGCGTGACCTATGACACCGCCTCGGGCGAGGTCGTGGAAAACATGTACGAAACCCTGCTGACCTACAGCGCGGCCAGCCTGACCAAACTCGAGCCCCTGCTGGCCACCAAGTGGACCATCAGTGGCGGCGGCAAGACCTACACCTTCGACCTGCGCAAGAACGTCAAGTTCCACTCGGGCAACACCTTCAACTGCGCCGACGCCGAATACACCTTCGAGCGCAACCTGGTGACCAACTCCGCCGAGTCCGGCAACTGGTTTATCGCCGAGAGCCTGCTGGGCACCGGCGCCAACGCCAACGACGACAAGACCATCACCTGGGCCCGCATTGACAAGGCCGTGGAGTGCAACAGCGCCGGTCAGCTGGTGTTCACCCTGCCGTCGGTGGACCCCGCGTTCCTGGCCAAGCTGGCCTACACCGGCCAGAGCATCGTGGACCGCGAGCACGCCATCAAGATTGGCGAGTGGAAAGGCACCGAAGCCGACTGGAAGAACTGGGTGGGCAAGGACCTGACCAACTCCAACCTGAGCAAGCAGCCCAGCGGCACCGGGGCGTACAAGTTCGTGCGCAAGGACGCCAACGCCTTCCTGGCCACTGCGTTTGACGGCTACTGGGGCAAGAAGCCGGCCATCAAGAACGTGATCATCCAGAAGGTGCCCGAACTCGCCGCCCGCCAGCAGGCCTTCCTGCGCGGCGACGCCGACATGATCGAGGGCGGCGGCCGTTCGGTGGACGAGGTTCAGATCAAGGGCAAGGACGGCGTGCTGTGGGTGGACAACCTCCCCAACACCGTGGCCCAGGCCATCTTCATGAACCAGAACATCAAGGGCTCGGGCGCGCTGGGCAGCGGCAAGCTGGACGGCAAGGGCATTCCCGCCAACTTCTTCAAGGATGCCAACGTGCGCCGCGGCTTCTCCTACGCCTTCGATTACGCCAAGTACATTGCCGACGTGCAGAAGGGCAAGGGCAAGCAGCGCACCATGCTCCTCCCCGACTCGTTCCCTGGCTATGACGCCAAGATCGGCACCTACAAGTTTGACGCCAAGCAGGCCGAAACCTATCTGAAGCGCGCCTTTGGCGGCCAGCTGTGGAAGAACGGCTTTGTGCTGAACGCGAACTACCGCGCGGGCAGCGTACCGGCCCAGACCGCCATGGAAATCCTGAAGCGCAACATTGAGTCGCTGAACCCCAAGTTCAGGGTGAACATCACGGCCAAGCCCTGGAGTGAAATGCTGGAAGACTCCAAGAAGGGCACCGAGCCCATGATCATCATCGGCTGGGCGCCGGACTACGCCGACCCTGATAACTTCATGTACACCTTCTACTCCAGCAACGGCTACTACTTCCCCCGCAGCAACTTCAAGGATGCCCAGGTGGACAAGTGGCTGGAGCAGGCCCGCAACACGGTGAACACCTCCGAGCGTAACCGCCTGTACAGCCTGGTGGGCAAGAAGGCCTACGAGCAGGCGCCCTTCATCCTCATTCCCGCTGGTATCGGCTACACCTTTGTGCGCGACAACCTCGTGGGCGTGAGCGCCTCGAACTACAACCCCATGATCAGCTTCTCCAGCACTGGCACCTTCTGGAAGGAACTGAGCAAGAAGTAA
- the hisD gene encoding histidinol dehydrogenase, translating into MQVLQGPDARRALTRTFNDLPVPDAVLARIEATFGEPLSPEAVVERILADVRARGDDALRDWTGRLDGYRPEVLAVGAAELAGAVVDEALHGAIRTAIARVRGFYEQQPAHGFLNHGPDGALGQLVRPLGRVGVYVPGGLAPLISTLIHTAVPAQVAGVPDIVVTTPPARDGTVHPAILVAARELGLTQLFRVGGAQAIGALAYGTASIPAVDKIAGPGNLFVVIAKRMVYGMAGIESLPGPTETLVVADDSASARFVAADLLAQAEHNGAEPVLVSTSRELLIAVQAELHGQLEALPEPNRSWARDSVLARMKVVLAGSLDEALSLANLYAPEHLCLLTRDPWSLLGQVQRAGGVFLGEASMEALGDYVAGPSHVMPTGGTARFMSPVNVRDFQNIISVVGLNEATLRRIGPAGALLARAEGLEAHARAIESRLAPEPGDTPGAFLPS; encoded by the coding sequence ATGCAAGTGTTGCAAGGCCCTGATGCCCGGCGCGCCCTGACGCGCACCTTCAACGACCTCCCGGTGCCTGACGCGGTCCTGGCCCGCATTGAAGCCACCTTTGGCGAGCCCCTGAGCCCCGAGGCGGTGGTGGAGCGCATTCTGGCCGATGTCCGGGCGCGCGGCGACGACGCCCTGCGCGACTGGACCGGGCGGCTGGACGGGTACCGGCCCGAGGTGCTGGCCGTGGGTGCCGCCGAACTGGCCGGCGCCGTGGTCGACGAGGCGCTGCACGGCGCCATTCGCACCGCCATTGCCCGGGTGCGCGGCTTTTACGAGCAGCAGCCCGCCCACGGCTTTCTCAACCACGGCCCAGACGGCGCGCTGGGCCAGCTGGTGCGGCCGCTGGGACGGGTAGGGGTGTATGTGCCCGGCGGACTGGCGCCCCTGATCAGCACGCTGATTCACACGGCGGTGCCCGCGCAGGTGGCGGGCGTGCCCGACATCGTGGTGACCACGCCCCCTGCCCGGGACGGCACCGTGCACCCCGCCATTCTGGTGGCGGCGCGCGAACTGGGCCTGACGCAACTGTTCAGGGTGGGCGGCGCGCAGGCCATTGGCGCCCTGGCCTACGGCACGGCCAGCATTCCCGCCGTGGACAAGATCGCCGGGCCCGGCAACCTGTTCGTGGTGATCGCCAAGCGCATGGTGTATGGCATGGCAGGCATTGAAAGCCTGCCCGGCCCCACCGAGACCCTGGTGGTGGCCGACGACAGCGCCTCGGCGCGCTTCGTGGCCGCCGACCTGCTGGCCCAGGCCGAGCACAACGGCGCCGAGCCGGTGCTGGTGTCCACCAGCCGGGAGCTGCTGATCGCCGTGCAGGCCGAACTGCACGGCCAACTCGAAGCCCTGCCCGAACCCAACCGCAGCTGGGCGCGCGACTCGGTGCTGGCGCGCATGAAGGTGGTGCTGGCGGGGTCGCTGGACGAGGCGCTGAGCCTGGCCAACCTGTATGCCCCCGAGCACCTGTGTCTGCTGACCCGCGATCCCTGGAGCCTGCTGGGGCAGGTGCAGCGCGCCGGCGGCGTGTTTCTGGGCGAGGCCAGCATGGAGGCGCTGGGCGACTATGTGGCGGGCCCCAGCCACGTGATGCCCACGGGCGGCACCGCCCGCTTCATGAGCCCGGTCAACGTGCGCGATTTTCAGAACATCATTTCTGTGGTGGGCCTGAACGAGGCCACGCTGCGCCGCATTGGCCCGGCCGGCGCGCTGCTGGCCCGCGCCGAGGGCCTGGAAGCCCACGCCCGCGCCATCGAAAGCCGCCTCGCACCTGAACCCGGGGACACCCCGGGCGCCTTCCTGCCGTCATGA
- a CDS encoding D-alanine--D-alanine ligase family protein, producing MKKRILLLAGGQSGEHEVSLLSARSVLAALPRDQFDVTPVVISKQGRWLPPTETQRALEQGAAPVGGDLVLHRAASAEGYDAVFPLLHGPMGEDGTVQGLLTLAGIPFVGSGVLGSAVSMDKVMTKQVLASAGIAQVAWRLAVRREWQQSPETVRARAADLGYPLFVKPANLGSSVGISKVSTPAELDGALRLAFGLDRRVILEAMTPHRPREIEVGILGNDAPIASPVGELRFAAEFYDYETKYTEGRATMHIPAPLPPEVAEQARQTALTAFRALDCAGLARVDFFYLEQTGELLLNEVNTMPGFTTTSMYPKLFEAAGLSYSELVTRLVQLALEER from the coding sequence GTGAAGAAGCGCATTTTGCTGCTGGCTGGGGGCCAGTCCGGGGAACATGAGGTCAGTCTGCTGAGCGCCCGCAGTGTGCTGGCGGCGCTGCCGCGCGACCAGTTCGACGTGACCCCGGTGGTGATCAGCAAACAGGGGCGCTGGCTGCCGCCCACTGAAACGCAGCGGGCGCTGGAACAGGGCGCCGCGCCCGTGGGGGGCGACCTGGTGCTGCACCGCGCCGCCAGTGCCGAGGGCTACGACGCCGTGTTTCCGCTGCTGCACGGCCCCATGGGCGAGGACGGCACCGTGCAGGGCCTGCTGACCCTGGCCGGTATTCCCTTCGTGGGCAGCGGCGTGCTGGGCAGCGCGGTCAGCATGGACAAGGTCATGACCAAGCAGGTGCTGGCCTCGGCCGGCATTGCGCAGGTGGCGTGGCGCCTGGCCGTGCGGCGCGAGTGGCAACAGAGCCCCGAGACGGTGCGGGCGCGCGCCGCTGACCTGGGCTACCCCCTGTTTGTGAAACCCGCCAACCTGGGGTCCAGTGTGGGCATCAGCAAGGTGAGCACCCCCGCCGAGCTGGACGGCGCCCTGCGGCTGGCCTTTGGCCTGGACCGCCGGGTGATTCTGGAGGCCATGACGCCCCACAGGCCCCGCGAGATCGAGGTGGGCATTCTGGGCAACGACGCCCCCATCGCCAGCCCGGTGGGCGAACTGCGCTTTGCCGCCGAGTTCTACGACTACGAAACCAAGTACACCGAGGGCCGCGCGACCATGCACATTCCCGCGCCCCTGCCGCCCGAGGTGGCCGAGCAGGCCCGCCAGACAGCCCTGACCGCCTTCCGCGCCCTGGACTGCGCCGGGCTGGCCCGCGTGGACTTCTTTTATCTGGAACAGACCGGCGAGCTGCTGCTGAACGAGGTCAACACCATGCCCGGCTTTACCACCACCAGCATGTACCCCAAGCTGTTCGAGGCGGCGGGGCTGAGTTACAGCGAACTGGTGACCCGGCTGGTGCAACTGGCCCTGGAGGAGCGGTAA
- a CDS encoding phosphopentomutase, producing the protein MLLTIIVLDSVGVGELPDAERFGDVGAHTLNHTLQAAPAALPNLAALGLAQVASVQTGPDTVPDVPAQGAYGRMREVSPGKDTSTGHWEFMGVQLQHPFQVFPEGFPPAVMERFDAATGKGHLCNRPYSGTDVIRDFGPEHLQTGAPIVYTSADSVFQIAAHEDVVPLETLYAWCAAAREILQGEYAVARVIARPFRGEFPFERAGEHRKDYSLVPPPTVLDAVKAAGRAVIGIGKIPDIYAHQGFTEEIHTDHNADGVAKTLARMRQAAQDGTSGLIFTNLVDFDSKYGHRRDPAGYSACLAEFDAALPELIAATPEGGALIIISDHGNDPTWHGSDHTREYGLLLMHRAGWAGVNLGERATFADVGATVAEALGAEWQGPGESFWTRPS; encoded by the coding sequence ATGCTGCTGACGATCATCGTGCTCGATTCTGTGGGCGTGGGCGAACTGCCCGACGCCGAGCGCTTTGGCGACGTGGGCGCCCACACCCTGAACCACACCCTGCAGGCGGCCCCGGCAGCGCTGCCGAACCTGGCCGCGCTGGGGCTGGCGCAGGTGGCCAGCGTGCAGACCGGCCCCGACACCGTGCCCGATGTACCCGCCCAGGGCGCCTACGGCCGCATGCGCGAGGTCAGCCCCGGCAAGGACACCAGCACCGGCCACTGGGAATTCATGGGCGTGCAGTTGCAGCACCCGTTTCAGGTGTTTCCGGAGGGCTTTCCGCCGGCGGTCATGGAGCGCTTCGACGCCGCCACCGGCAAGGGCCACCTGTGCAACCGGCCGTACAGCGGCACCGACGTGATTCGCGACTTCGGCCCCGAGCACCTGCAGACGGGCGCGCCGATTGTGTACACCAGCGCCGACTCGGTGTTCCAGATAGCCGCCCACGAGGACGTGGTGCCGCTGGAGACGCTGTACGCGTGGTGCGCCGCCGCCCGCGAGATTCTGCAGGGCGAGTACGCCGTGGCGCGCGTGATCGCCCGGCCCTTCCGGGGTGAATTCCCTTTCGAGCGCGCCGGTGAGCACCGCAAGGACTACAGCCTCGTGCCGCCGCCCACGGTGCTGGACGCCGTGAAGGCCGCCGGACGGGCCGTGATCGGCATTGGCAAGATTCCCGACATCTACGCCCACCAGGGCTTTACCGAGGAAATCCACACCGACCACAACGCCGACGGCGTGGCCAAGACGCTGGCCCGCATGCGGCAGGCGGCGCAGGACGGCACCTCGGGGCTGATCTTTACCAACCTCGTGGACTTTGACAGCAAGTACGGCCACCGCCGCGACCCCGCCGGCTACAGCGCCTGCCTGGCCGAATTTGACGCCGCGCTGCCTGAGCTGATTGCGGCCACCCCCGAGGGCGGCGCCCTGATCATCATCAGCGACCACGGCAACGACCCCACGTGGCACGGCAGCGACCACACCCGTGAATACGGCCTGCTGCTGATGCACCGCGCCGGCTGGGCGGGCGTGAACCTGGGCGAGCGCGCCACCTTTGCCGATGTGGGCGCCACGGTGGCCGAGGCGCTGGGCGCCGAGTGGCAGGGGCCCGGTGAGAGCTTCTGGACACGCCCGAGCTAG
- a CDS encoding antibiotic biosynthesis monooxygenase, with amino-acid sequence MQFQAHSPADPISLVIRRRIRPGREAEYEALLAEANTLLAGIPGHRGTGVIRPAPGEHDYTLVARFDSLTSAAAWELSPERAAWLSRVTPLVDEQLSFEKQPGLDFWFTPPAAPSLRQPPRWKMALLTLAALYPVSLGTGWLFGTALSPWLGHWPMPLRALPQMVVVVVSMTYLVMPAVTRWAAGWLRR; translated from the coding sequence CTGCAGTTTCAGGCCCACAGCCCGGCCGATCCCATCAGTCTGGTGATCCGCCGCCGCATCCGCCCCGGCCGCGAAGCCGAGTACGAGGCGCTGCTCGCCGAGGCCAACACCCTGCTGGCGGGCATTCCCGGGCACCGGGGCACCGGCGTGATTCGCCCGGCCCCCGGCGAACACGACTACACCCTGGTGGCCCGCTTCGATTCCCTGACCAGCGCGGCGGCCTGGGAACTGTCGCCCGAACGCGCCGCGTGGCTGTCGCGCGTAACGCCGCTGGTGGACGAGCAGCTCAGCTTTGAAAAGCAGCCCGGCCTGGATTTCTGGTTCACGCCGCCTGCCGCGCCCAGCCTGCGCCAGCCACCCCGCTGGAAGATGGCCCTGCTGACCCTGGCCGCGCTGTACCCGGTCAGCCTGGGCACAGGCTGGCTGTTCGGCACCGCGCTTTCACCTTGGCTGGGCCACTGGCCCATGCCCCTGCGCGCTCTGCCGCAGATGGTGGTCGTGGTGGTGTCCATGACCTATCTGGTGATGCCGGCGGTGACGCGGTGGGCGGCGGGGTGGCTCAGGCGATAG
- the lptB gene encoding LPS export ABC transporter ATP-binding protein, translating into MTAPLSHSTAAPASGPGAARPVLHAEGLSKTYGRRAVVRGVNLEVRPGEIVALFGPNGAGKTTTFYMLVGFIRPGGGRIGLGGRDVTRLPMHERARLGLGYLPQEPSAFRKLTARDNLLAILEYQNLSRAEQEARADALLAEFGLSHLSGSFAYQLSGGERRRLELARALTTDPDYLLLDEPFTGVDPKSIREIQRLIRELRDRRGLGVFITDHNVRETIALTDRVYLMYDGEVKFEGTPAQFAQDEDARRHYLGDDFEL; encoded by the coding sequence GTGACCGCGCCCCTGTCCCACTCGACCGCCGCGCCCGCGTCCGGCCCCGGGGCGGCCCGGCCGGTGCTGCACGCCGAGGGCCTGAGCAAGACCTACGGGCGCCGCGCGGTGGTGCGCGGCGTGAACCTGGAAGTGCGCCCCGGCGAGATCGTGGCGCTGTTCGGCCCCAACGGCGCAGGCAAGACCACCACGTTCTACATGCTGGTGGGCTTTATTCGTCCCGGCGGCGGGCGCATTGGCCTGGGCGGGCGCGACGTCACCCGCCTGCCCATGCACGAACGCGCCCGGCTGGGCCTGGGCTACCTGCCGCAGGAACCCAGCGCCTTTCGCAAGCTCACGGCGCGCGACAACCTGCTGGCCATCCTGGAATACCAGAACCTCTCCCGCGCCGAGCAGGAGGCCCGCGCCGACGCGCTGCTGGCCGAATTCGGCCTGTCGCATCTGTCGGGCAGCTTCGCCTACCAGCTCTCGGGCGGCGAGCGGCGGCGCCTGGAACTGGCGCGGGCCCTGACCACCGACCCCGATTACCTGCTGCTGGACGAGCCCTTTACCGGCGTGGACCCCAAGAGCATCCGCGAGATTCAGCGCCTGATCCGCGAGTTGCGTGACCGCCGCGGCCTGGGCGTGTTTATCACCGACCACAACGTGCGCGAGACCATCGCCCTGACCGACCGGGTGTATCTGATGTACGACGGCGAAGTGAAATTTGAAGGCACGCCGGCCCAGTTCGCCCAGGACGAGGACGCCCGGCGCCACTATCTGGGCGACGACTTCGAGCTGTGA